Proteins from a genomic interval of Trifolium pratense cultivar HEN17-A07 linkage group LG6, ARS_RC_1.1, whole genome shotgun sequence:
- the LOC123889212 gene encoding uncharacterized protein LOC123889212 produces MTDHGYNNNKGGGVMPCHNSTRRLAHIVGPLKNTRQIEIKPGLLQILYTNPFAGLDHEDPYNHLVKFYEIADTLGATEAEEENVFMRMFPHSLTGKAKDWYLDQPAQIMTDWNALEEKFLNRFFPHNKFMEAKIAIVVFSQGSNETLCEAWERYKSMLRRCHNHDFDDLTQIHFFRNGLQHQPKLFLDVAAGGSLMSKSAEDAISIIEKMALSDHQGEYNRNPSQRKAVIIELGATDAMLAQNKLLAQVVEELTKQLSKLSQHIMKMQEVPSKHKQVAYCELCNGDHPTGYCPSLNEEVYYMGNQQRQWQYQGNTAYQRGNNPNYGQGWRQDAGPYSENPPQQNQNSKLEENLNKFMEMTISHQQEQHQHHLNNVAHQKNTIAAIKNIENQLGQIAKQMANTQGKTFTANTETNPKERCKSISSRSNKVIGDNLETEKEVSEKKIEEKNKEGELVENEKSEKENGEVFENNVEKSFSEEGTSMNSPYKTKLSDPPAPTKKIVIEEKVIEENEKLEKVVVEVKDQDEGEEKVKLVEKQEENNQERVKVNKAEIDEVIESICALFNKNQLGREWTPHHPYQKFMEVLPIQRKQKNDVVSVSFWPP; encoded by the exons ATGACTGACCATGGCTATAACAACAACAAAGGTGGTGGCGTAATGCCTTGTCACAACAGTACAAGACGGCTAGCCCACATTGTCGGACCTCTGAAAAATACCAGACAAATAGAGATAAAACCTGGGCTCCTTCAAATCTTATATACTAACCCTTTTGCAGGTTTAGACCATGAGGATCCATATAATCATCTTGTCAAGTTTTATGAGATTGCTGATACGCTCGGAGCAACTGaagcagaagaagaaaatgTGTTCATGAGAATGTTTCCTCATTCACTGACCGGGAAAGCAAAAGATTGGTACTTGGACCAACCGGCTCAGATTATGACCGACTGGAACGCACTCGAGGAGAAATTTCTCAACAGGTTCTTTCCACACAATAAGTTCATGGAAGCCAAGATCGCTATTGTTGTATTCTCACAAGGGTCCAATGAAACACTTTGCGAAGCTTGGGAACGGTACAAGTCTATGTTGAGAAGATGTCATAACCATGATTTTGATGATCTTACTCAAATTCATTTCTTCCGAAACGGACTTCAACATCAGCCAAAACTTTTCTTAGACGTAGCTGCAGGTGGTTCTTTAATGTCAAAGAGTGCTGAAGACGCAATATCTATCATTGAGAAGATGGCACTCAGTGATCATCAAGGTGAATACAACCGGAATCCTTCGCAAAGAAAAGCAGTAATCATTGAACTCGGTGCAACAGATGCAATGTTAGCTCAGAATAAACTATTGGCTCAAGTGGTAGAAGAGCTTACAAAGCAATTGTCAAAACTTTCACAACATATAATGAAGATGCAAGAAGTGCCGAGTAAACACAAACAGGTTGCTTATTGTGAGCTTTGCAATGGAGACCATCCCACCGGTTATTGTCCCTCATTGAATGAAGAAGTTTACTATATGGGAAATCAACAAAGACAATGGCAATATCAAGGCAACACTGCTTATCAAAGAGGAAACAATCCAAATTATGGCCAGGGGTGGAGACAAGATGCAGGACCATACAGCGAGAATCCTCCTCAACAAAATCAGAATTCAAAGTTGGAGGAAAACCTGAACAAATTTATGGAGATGACTATTTCCCATCAGCAGGAGCAGCATCAACATCATCTCAACAACGTTGCTCACCAGAAAAACACCATTGCAGCAATAAAGAATATTGAAAATCAGCTTGGCCAGATAGCTAAGCAGATGGCCAATACACAAGGAAAAACGTTTACTGCCAACACTGAAACTAACCCGAAGGAACGCTGCAAATCCATTTCAAGTAGGAGCAATAAAGTGATTGGTGACAATTTAGAAACTGAGAAAGAAG TAAGTGAGaagaaaatagaagaaaagaaTAAAGAGGGAGAAttagttgaaaatgaaaaaagtgAGAAAGAAAATGGAGAGGTGTTTGAAAACAATGTGGAAAAATCATTTAGTGAGGAAGGAACTAGTATGAATAGTCCTTATAAAACAAAACTTTCTGACCCACCTGCTCCTACCAAGAAAATAGTCATTGAGGAGAAAGTcattgaagaaaatgaaaaattagagAAAGTTGTTGTTGAGGTGAAAGATCAAGATGAGGGAGAAGAAAAAGTGAAATTAGttgaaaaacaagaagaaaataaCCAAGAGAGGGTTAAAGTTAACAAGGCCGAAATTGATGAAGTCATAGAATCCATTTGTGCCTTGTTCAATAAAAATCAGCTGGGGAGAGAATGGACTCCGCATCATCCATATCAGAAGTTCATGGAAGTTCTCCCTATTCAACGGAAGCAAAAGAATGATGTGGTTTCCGTTTCATTTTGGCCACCCTAA
- the LOC123892413 gene encoding protein STRICTOSIDINE SYNTHASE-LIKE 10-like: MNSKLIVVATFLALFAIIYSLFDPKYLFTPVHIPGSKDHLHTSRLINVTGAVGPESLVFDSHGEGPYTGVADGRILKWEGEERGWIQFAVTSSDRSECVRPFAPELEHICGRPLGLKFDKKNGDLYIADAYLGLKVVGPEGGLATQVVTEAEGQPFYFTNDMDISEDEDVIYFTDSSTVYHRRQFMLVLLSGDKTGRLMKYDKLTKEVKVLLSGLAFPNGVALSKDGSFLLVAETSTRKILRLWLHGPHAGQVDTFAVLPGYPDNVRRNSEGEFWVALHAKYTPFAKWTAANQWAAKVLLKFGNFKQLQKSLAQKPHAAAIKLSDEGKILEVLEDCEGRTLKFISEVEEKDGKLWMASVLMPYIGVYSL; this comes from the exons ATGAACTCAAAACTAATTGTTGTTGCAACTTTTCTCGCACTCTTCGCCATAATCTATTCTTTATTCGACCCAAAATACCTCTTTACACCTGTTCACATTCCTGGATCCAAGGACCATCTTCATACTTCTCGTTTAATTAACGTCACCGGTGCTGTTGGGCCGGAAAGTCTTGTTTTCGATAGTCACGGTGAAGGTCCGTACACCGGTGTTGCTGATGGTCGGATTCTGAAGTGGGAAGGAGAAGAACGTGGTTGGATTCAATTTGCTGTCACAAGTTCCGATAG GTCGGAATGTGTTCGTCCATTTGCACCAGAGTTGGAGCATATATGTGGGAGGCCACTAGGTCTAAAGTTTGATAAGAAAAATGGAGATTTGTACATTGCTGATGCCTACCTTGGCCTCAAAGTAGTAGGACCTGAAGGTGGTTTGGCCACCCAGGTAGTAACAGAAGCTGAAGGACAGCCCTTTTACTTCACCAATGACATGGACATCAGTGAAGACGAAGATGTGATTTACTTCACTGATTCAAGCACAGTCTACCATAGAAG GCAATTTATGCTTGTACTTCTTAGTGGAGACAAGACAGGGCGGTTAATGAAATACGATAAGTTGACAAAAGAAGTGAAGGTCTTATTAAGTGGTCTTGCTTTTCCCAATGGTGTTGCGTTAAGCAAAGATGGTTCATTTCTTCTAGTAGCTGAAACCTCGACTCGCAAGATTTTGAGGCTTTGGCTTCATGGACCTCATGCTGGCCAAGTTGATACTTTTGCCGTTCTTCCAGGTTATCCAGACAATGTAAGGAGAAATTCAGAAGGAGAGTTCTGGGTTGCTTTGCATGCCAAATACACTCCTTTTGCAAAGTGGACTGCTGCAAATCAATGGGCTGCTAAAGTTTTGTTAAAGTTTGGCAACTTCAAGCAGTTGCAAAAGTCGTTGGCGCAGAAGCCTCATGCTGCAGCTATAAAGCTGAGTGATGAAGGGAAAATATTGGAAGTCTTGGAAGATTGTGAAGGGAGGACCTTGAAGTTCATTAGTGAAGTGGAAGAGAAAGATGGAAAACTTTGGATGGCATCAGTGTTAATGCCTTATATTGGTGTTTATAGTTTATAA